The following coding sequences lie in one Arachis ipaensis cultivar K30076 chromosome B05, Araip1.1, whole genome shotgun sequence genomic window:
- the LOC107642492 gene encoding protein root UVB sensitive 1, chloroplastic (The sequence of the model RefSeq protein was modified relative to this genomic sequence to represent the inferred CDS: added 65 bases not found in genome assembly) has translation EGFPKSVTSDYLEYSLWRAVQGVASQVSGVLATQSLLYAVGLGKGAIPTAAAINWVLKDGIGYLSKIMLSNFGRHFDVNPKGWRLFADLLENAAFGLEMCTPAFPQFFVLIGAVAGASRSAAALIQASTRSCFFAGFAAQRNFAEVIAKGEVQGMASKFIGIGLGIGLGNCIGSSTPLVLASFGVVTWIHMYCNLKSYQSIQLRTLNPYRASLVFSEYLLSGQAPPVKEVNDEEPLFPAVPILNATFANKAKSNALSSEAKDAAAEIERRLELGSKLSEIVSSKDDALALFTLYKDEGYILSEHMGKFCVVLKESCLPLDMLKALFQVNYVYWLEKNAGIVGRGVVKDSKPGGKLHMSLDYVTREFDLVRSDGESVGWTTDGLIARPLPNRIRLGNMAPSASS, from the exons GGTGTTGCAAGCCAGGTTAGTGGGGTGCTGGCAACTCAGTCATTGCTTTATGCTGTTGGATTGGGAAAAGGTGCAATTCCCACTGCTGCTGCCATTAATTGGGTTCTCAAGGATGGAATTGGGTACCTCAGTAAGATTATGCTGTCCAATTTCGGCCGCCATTTCGATGTTAACCCCAAAGGCTGGAGGTTGTTTGCTGATCTGCTTGAGAATGCTGCATTTGGTTTGGAGATGTGCACTCCTGCTTTTCCACAGTTCTTTGTGCTGATTGGTGCTGTGGCCGGCGCCTCCCGTTCCGCAGCCGCCTTGATTCAG GCATCAACCAGGAGTTGTTTCTTTGCTGGTTTTGCTGCTCAAAGAAATTTTGCTGAG GTAATTGCCAAAGGTGAAGTACAAGGAATGGCAAGCAAGTTTATCGGTATCGGGCTTGGTATAGGATTGGGTAACTGCATAGGATCCTCCACGCCTCTTGTTCTTGCATCCTTTGGTGTTGTGACTTGGATTCACATGTACTGCAATCTGAAGTCATACCAGTCAATTCAATTGAGGACTTTGAATCCTTATCGTGCAA GTTTGGTTTTCAGTGAATATCTACTGAGTGGCCAGGCACCTCCAGTTAAAGAGGTCAATGATGAGGAGCCATTATTTCCGGCTGTACCCATATTAAATGCAACGTTTGCAAATAAA GCAAAATCAAATGCATTGTCATCTGAAGCAAAGGATGCGGCTGCAGAAATTGAACGGCGTCTAGAACTTGGGTCCAAGCTTAGTGAAATTGTCAGCAGCAAGGATGACGCGCTCGCTCTGTTCACGCTTTATAAAGATGAGGGCTATATCTTGTCAGAACACATGGGGAAATTCTGT GTTGTTCTTAAGGAGAGCTGTTTGCCATTGGATATGCTGAAGGCGTTGTTTCAGGTCAACTATGTATATTGGTTAGAGAAGAATGCGGGAATTGTAGGAAGAGGAGTCGTTAAAGATTCCAAACCTGGCGGGAAGCTGCACATGTCCCTTGATTATGTAACACGGGAATTCGACCTTGTCAGAAGTGATGGGGAATCAGTAGGTTGGACCACGGACGGCCTCATTGCGAGGCCATTACCAAATAGAATTCGTCTGGGCAACATGGCACCCTCAGCGAGTAGCTGA
- the LOC107639959 gene encoding jmjC domain-containing protein 7 — MEEVERLWNEVRELSLGNNSKVERLQTPPTALQFLRDFVNPNKPCIISNAINHWPALSLWAQAQPNQAQHSYLSRSLSSFTVSLHLTPSGRADALAPLPSSPSSLCFASAHVQRTPFPDALRLIASPDHNPAVVAYAQQQNDCFRSEYSALAADCDPHIDWATEAFGGALPEAVNLWIGNQRSHTSFHKDHYENLYAVVSGEKHFILLPPTDVHRLDTGEFDLELEEPIRYVPWCSVDPFPPPEKLHEEMSKFPLYFNGPKPFECTVKAGEILYLPSMWFHHVRQSSGDGGCTIAVNYWYDMQFDIKYAYFNFLQSIHYRSPSLLLPEKFPEETDSDPHGL, encoded by the exons ATGGAGGAGGTAGAGAGACTGTGGAACGAAGTGAGAGAGCTAAGCTTAGGCAACAACAGCAAAGTGGAAAGACTGCAAACCCCACCAACCGCACTTCAATTCCTCAGAGATTTCGTTAACCCAAACAAACCATGCATCATCTCTAACGCTATCAACCACTGGCCTGCACTCTCCCTTTGGGCCCAGGCCCAACCCAATCAGGCCCAACATTCCTACCTCTCCCGCTCCCTCTCCTCCTTCACCGTCTCCCTCCACCTCACCCCCTCCGGCCGCGCCGACGCCCTCGCCCCTCTCCCCTCCTCTCCTTCCTCCCTCTGCTTCGCCTCCGCTCACGTGCAGCGCACGCCCTTCCCCGACGCCCTCCGCCTCATCGCCTCCCCCGATCACAACCCCGCCGTCGTCGCCTACGCCCAGCAGCAGAACGACTGCTTCCGCTCCGAGTACTCTGCCCTCGCCGCCGATTGCGACCCTCACATCGATTGGGCCACGGAGGCTTTCGGCGGCGCTTTGCCTGAAGCTGTGAACCTCTGGATTGGTAACCAGCGTTCTCACACTTCATTCCACAAGGATCACTACGAGAATCTGTATGCCGTTGTCTCGGGAGAGAAGCATTTCATTCTGTTGCCTCCCACTGATGTTCATAGACTC GACACTGGAGAGTTTGATTTGGAGCTTGAGGAGCCTATTAGATATGTTCCATGGTGCAGTGTAGACCCTTTTCCTCCTCCTGAGAAACTCCATGAGGAGATGTCTAAGTTCCCCTTGTACTTCAATGGCCCTAAGCCATTTGAGTGTACAGTGAAGGCTGGGGAGATTCTCTACTT GCCAAGTATGTGGTTTCATCATGTTAGGCAGAGTTCAGGTGATGGAGGATGCACTATTGCAGTAAACTATT GGTATGATATGCAATTTGACATTAAGTATGCATATTTCAATTTCTTACAATCTATCCATTACCGATCTCCAAGTCTACTGTTGCCTGAGAAATTTCCCGAGGAGACAGATTCAGATCCTCATGGCTTATGA